A section of the Saccharomyces paradoxus strain CBS432 chromosome XII sequence genome encodes:
- the RPS25B gene encoding 40S ribosomal protein eS25 (Protein component of the small (40S) ribosomal subunit~similar to YLR333C), with product MPPKQQLSKAAKAAAALAGGKKSKKKWSKKSMKDRAQHAVILDQEKYDRILKEVPTYRYVSVSVLVDRLKIGGSLARIALRHLEKEGIIKPISKHSKQAIYTRAGASE from the coding sequence ATGCCTCCAAAGCAACAATTGTCCAAAGCTGCCAAAGCCGCTGCCGCTCTTGCTGGTGGTAAGAAGTCCAAGAAGAAGTGGTCAAAAAAGTCCATGAAGGACAGAGCTCAACATGCCGTTATTTTggatcaagaaaaatacgaCAGAATCTTGAAAGAGGTTCCAACTTACAGATACGTCTCTGTCTCCGTTTTGGTCGATAGATTAAAGATTGGTGGTTCTCTAGCCAGAATCGCTTTGAGGCatttggaaaaggaagGTATCATCAAGCCAATCTCGAAGCATTCTAAGCAAGCTATCTACACCAGAGCTGGTGCTTCCGAATAA
- the NUP2 gene encoding nucleoporin NUP2 (Nucleoporin involved in nucleocytoplasmic transport~similar to YLR335W), which produces MAKRVADAQIQRETYDSNESDDDMTPSTKLASSAVMNRRKIAMPKRRMAFKPFAPAKSDEAKHASSFSFLKQTNDTPAQVNNNPTTESNSKLKALNLQFKAKIDDLVLSKPLADLRPLFAKYEVYIKNILEASKKSIENPKQTIQGNGDTIAKVEDDQKSSESSSEEEVKVEGPKFTIDAKPPISDSVFSFGPKKGNPKEDESDSENDIEIKGPEFKFSGTISSDVFKLNPNTDKNERKTETNAKPFSFSSTISNSTSEQTTSKNPFSFTETAKTNVDNNNNVKPSFTFGAKNVADSHNNKPSFVFGQTTAKPLPEKSSFTSGSLKSEEKNDETSASNSKTEKSSDSNDTKPSFSFSIPSKNTSDASKPSFTFGVPNSSNEISKPASSFGAATSSAKETTEKDGNGDVEKPAFKPAFNFMSNAGSEKERESKGDSKPLFSFGASNGSESKDSVKTASPSALDGENDKKEATKPAFSFGGNTNTAETADAKAPTFTFGSSTLADKKEDVKKPFSFSASRSNDTPSFSFGKTAANSPSNSSTSFAPSIPSTGFKFSLPFEQKSNQTTTNDNREESTPEAAGNDSQGASKVDVTPEESTPINLPNGEEDEAALFSQKAKLMTFNAETKSYDSRGVGEMKLLRKKDDPSKVRLLCRSDGMGNVLLNATVVNSFKYEPLAPGNENLIKTPTVAADGKLVTYIVKFKQKEEGRSFMKAIEDAKKEMKKE; this is translated from the coding sequence ATGGCCAAAAGAGTTGCTGATGCGCAAATACAGAGAGAAACATACGATTCTAATGAATCTGACGATGACATGACTCCCTCTACTAAGCTTGCGTCATCTGCTGTCATgaatagaagaaaaattgctATGCCGAAGCGCAGGATGGCCTTTAAGCCTTTTGCTCCCGCAAAATCTGATGAAGCCAAGCACGCTAGTTCCTTTAGCTTTTTGAAACAGACAAATGACACTCCAGCTCAAGTTAATAATAACCCCACTACAGAAAGTAATTCTAAACTAAAAGCATTGAATCTCCAGTTCAAGGCTAAGATAGATGACTTGGTTCTAAGCAAGCCGTTGGCAGACTTGAGACCCCTTTTCGCCAAATACGAGGTATACATAAAGAATATCTTAGAAGCTTCCAAAAAATCTATCGAGAATCCAAAGCAAACAATCCAGGGAAACGGCGATACAATTGCCAAAGTAGAAGATGACCAAAAAAGTTCTGAATCTTCAtccgaagaagaagttaaGGTGGAGGGACCTAAGTTCACAATCGATGCCAAACCGCCTATTTCGGATTCTGTTTTCTCATTTGGTCCCAAGAAAGGAAACCCCAAGGAAGATGAAAGTGATAGCGAAAATGATATAGAAATTAAGGGCCCtgaatttaaattttcgGGAACTATATCAAGTGATGTATTCAAACTAAATCCAAATACCgacaaaaatgaaaggaaAACCGAAACCAATGCTAAaccattttcattttcttcgaccatttcaaattcaacCTCTGAACAAACCACGAGTAAAAATCCCTTCTCATTTACGGAAACTGCCAAGACCAATGTAgacaataacaacaacgtCAAGCCTTCATTCACATTTGGAGCAAAAAATGTTGCAGATTCTCATAATAATAAACCGTCTTTTGTATTTGGTCAAACGACAGCCAAACCATTGCCAGAAAAGAGCTCTTTCACATCCGGTTCATTAAAaagtgaagaaaagaatgacGAAACCTCAGCTTctaattcaaaaacagaaaaatctaGCGATAGCAATGATACGAAACcatccttttccttttcgaTACCTAGTAAGAATACATCTGATGCATCTAAGCCATCTTTTACTTTCGGAGTCCCAAACTCTTCCaatgaaatttcaaagcCAGCATCTTCGTTTGGTGCGGCAACATCATCGGCAAAAGAGACTACTGAGAAGGATGGTAACGGTGATGTCGAAAAACCTGCCTTTAAGCCTGCCTTCAATTTTATGTCTAACGCTGGCAGTGAGAAAGAGAGGGAAAGTAAAGGAGATTCAAAAccacttttttcatttggcGCATCAAATGGAAGTGAAAGCAAAGACTCCGTCAAAACTGCTTCCCCCTCTGCACTTGATGGTGAAAATGACAAGAAAGAAGCCACAAAACCTGCTTTTTCGTTTGGAGGAAATACAAATACCGCTGAAACCGCTGATGCTAAGGCCCCCACATTCACATTCGGCTCCTCTACACTCGCTGACAAAAAAGAGGATGTTAAAAAGCCTTTTTCATTTAGTGCATCTCGATCAAATGATACCCCTTCCTTCTCATTCGGAAAAACAGCGGCAAATTCGCCttctaattcttcaacatcTTTTGCTCCTTCTATACCATCGACAGGGTTCAAGTTTTCTCTGCcatttgaacaaaaaagtaatCAAACTACTACAAATGATAACAGGGAAGAATCGACACCAGAAGCCGCCGGAAATGATTCGCAAGGTGCAAGTAAAGTAGACGTTACTCCAGAAGAATCAACACCAATAAATTTGCCAAACGGTGAGGAAGACGAAGCGGCTTTATTTTCGCAAAAAGCGAAGTTAATGACTTTCAATGCCGAAACCAAATCATACGATTCAAGAGGCGTGGGCGAAATGAAGCTTTTGAGAAAGAAGGACGATCCTTCTAAAGTTCGTCTACTTTGTAGGTCTGACGGCATGGGTAATGTATTACTTAATGCAACCGTTGTAAATTCCTTTAAATATGAACCTCTAGCTCCCGGAAATGAAAATCTCATTAAAACTCCCACTGTTGCAGCTGATGGGAAGCTGGTAACTTATATCGTCAAATTTAAGCAGAAGGAAGAAGGCCGCTCATTTATGAAGGCCATCGAGGatgcaaaaaaagaaatgaaaaaagagtaa
- the SGD1 gene encoding Sgd1p (Essential nuclear protein~similar to YLR336C), with protein MQKTDGIRIPGVILDELKTLDYSQDERFSIAEGKKRKRGNGKHLTRKEKRKMERTEKKRKSIPTREINPNRLKSTSTSKKRSANARVKNVDGQANSRHPISSDESESNENWGSDEVFTDEGPEMDADQAMSAEETMKKLELLKRKAKGVKGAEKSGEIEANPGEMKHVRNKDGIENFVNYPLAPSDRSAFERDEMNMQYYAKKLGLKGEKKAIHAKDEFDAIGGLLEGLEYFENYGKSDEEYGDFATETNSMIKDDEASEKAFSSDDDLSTSDFENSDRLGESDDDSFVDSDDNEKREKENPYVAPTQSVGSYVPPSLRKKLNDNENNNALSEISKKVNSSLNKLSDTNITIIITDLNRLYDSLPRQYVTESLSKGILNIISQNQKLLDGFIMNYAAVAYTLSKLRGIEMGAFFIQKTVEAFLQHYEEETENMLKNQQNKIISKICSNIATLLSYCYNFGFVSCRLIYDIIRIFVADPNEFTTELLLRIISVSGQLIRGDDPSALRDIRSELLKNAKNLKEQSPRLRFLMDTISDLKNNRLKPSILATDHHPLKKNLQNILKSSSSQEPLQVSLDDIKNIHSKGKWWLVGASWRGNMENAFEVSINNGDDTSKSKKAKILIEDDLLDDIPDWNVIARQQRMNTDIRRAIFISIMSAQDYLDAFSKLEKLNLKNKQVLEIPRIVLHCLLADSGSNGYNHYYALVANKICERYSHLSKSFQFLFWDVMKKFEDKEFDSDSDADEEDELDDKEKLLRISNQGRFFGSLLANDILKLDVFKHVPFMGGLNTEGMLFMEILLFQLLLAVAKKSERKLKMDENGSRRVIYSDDYLRDILTKNIKSENTLFILKGLKWFINKKFRYHNFLAGKKGDKAFDRDERRLAWASKAAKSIIDIELENIDS; from the coding sequence ATGCAGAAAACAGATGGTATTAGAATTCCAGGCGTTATTTTGGACGAGTTGAAGACTCTCGACTACAGTCAGGATGAAAGGTTTTCTATTgcagaaggaaaaaagagaaaacgAGGGAATGGCAAACATTTGACCcgtaaagaaaagagaaagatgGAGCGGactgaaaagaaacgtAAAAGTATACCAACTAGGGAAATTAATCCGAACAGGCTAAAATCAACATCAACGTCTAAAAAGAGGAGTGCTAATGCACGTGTGAAAAATGTAGACGGACAAGCTAACAGTAGACatccaatttcttcagaTGAATCAGAAAGTAATGAAAATTGGGGTAGCGATGAGGTGTTTACCGATGAAGGACCAGAAATGGATGCTGATCAAGCAATGTCTGCCGAagaaacaatgaaaaagcTAGAACTATTGAAACGGAAGGCAAAAGGTGTAAAAGGAGCAGAAAAGTCAGGGGAGATTGAAGCGAACCCAGGTGAAATGAAACACGTTCGTAATAAAGATggaattgaaaattttgtgaATTATCCGCTGGCCCCTTCTGACAGGTCAGCGTTTGAAAGGGACGAGATGAACATGCAATATTATGCAAAAAAGTTGGGCTTGAAAGGAGAAAAGAAGGCTATACATGCAaaagatgaatttgatgcTATCGGTGGACTTCTAGAAGGTTTGGAATACTTTGAAAATTATGGGAAGAGTGATGAAGAGTACGGAGATTTTGCCACAGAAACTAATTCTATGATAAAAGATGACGAAGCGAGTGAGAAAGCCTTTTCCTCTGATGATGATCTTTCAACttctgattttgaaaactcCGATAGACTTGGTGAATCTGATGACGACAGCTTTGTGGATTCGGAtgacaatgaaaaaagagaaaaggaaaaccCCTATGTAGCTCCTACACAATCTGTAGGGAGTTATGTTCCACCGTCactgagaaaaaaattaaacgATAATGAGAACAATAATGCTTTGTCCGAAATTAGCAAAAAGGTTAATTCCTCCCTGAACAAGCTTTCAGACACCAATATTACTATCATTATTACTGATTTAAACAGACTGTATGATTCATTACCTAGGCAGTATGTTACGGAATCGTTAAGCAAAGGGATATTGAATATCATAAGCCAAAATCAGAAATTGTTAGACGGATTCATAATGAATTATGCTGCTGTTGCATACACGCTATCAAAACTAAGAGGTATTGAGATGGGtgcatttttcattcagaAAACGGTAGAAGCGTTTCTGCAACATTACGAAGAggaaacagaaaatatgTTAAAAAATCAGCAGAACAAAATTATCTCCAAAATATGCAGCAACATCGCAACCCTATTATCGTATTGTTATAATTTTGGGTTTGTTTCATGTCGCTTAATTTATGACATTATTCGTATATTTGTAGCAGATCCTAATGAATTCACTACTGAGTTACTTTTACGGATTATATCCGTTTCAGGACAACTAATCCGGGGTGATGATCCCTCTGCTTTACGAGATATACGGTCGGAACTGTTGAAGAATGCCAAGAATTTAAAAGAACAGAGCCCGAGATTAAGATTTTTAATGGATACTATATCTGACTTAAAAAACAACAGGTTGAAGCCTTCAATTTTGGCAACTGATCATCATccattaaagaaaaacttacagaacattttgaaatcttcttcttctcaGGAGCCTTTACAAGTTTCCCTTGatgatatcaaaaatattcattccAAGGGGAAATGGTGGCTGGTTGGTGCTTCTTGGCGAGGAAACATGGAAAATGCTTTTGAGGTCTCAATCAATAATGGAGATGATACCAGTAAATCTAAGAAAGCTAAAATTTTAATTGAGGATGATCTTCTTGATGACATTCCAGACTGGAACGTAATCGCCAGGCAACAGCGCATGAATACTGACATTCGAAGAGCTATATTTATAAGCATAATGTCGGCTCAAGATTACTTGGATGCATTTAGTAAGCTTGAAAAGTTGAACTTAAAAAATAAGCaagttcttgaaattcCAAGAATTGTTTTACATTGTCTTTTGGCTGATAGTGGATCCAACGGCTATAACCATTACTACGCGTTGGTCGCGAATAAAATCTGCGAAAGGTACAGCCATTTATCGAAATCATTTCAATTCCTATTCTGGGAtgtgatgaaaaaatttgaggACAAGGAATTCGATTCTGACAGCGATGCTGACGAAGAGGATGAGTTAGATGATAAGGAGAAACTACTTCGCATCTCAAACCAGGGGAGGTTTTTTGGATCGTTGCTCGCtaatgatattttgaaattagATGTCTTCAAGCATGTTCCATTTATGGGTGGACTAAATACAGAAGGAATGTTATTTATGGAGATACTGCTATTTCAGTTATTATTGGCAGTagccaaaaaaagtgaGAGAAAGCTCAAGATGGATGAAAATGGAAGTAGGCGTGTAATCTACTCCGATGATTATTTGCGGGATATTTTAACAAAGAACATTAAATCGGAAAATACGCTATTTATTCTCAAAGGCTTGAAGTGGTTTATCAACAAGAAATTTAGATATCATAATTTTCTTGCAGGAAAAAAGGGAGATAAGGCTTTTGATAGAGATGAAAGAAGATTGGCTTGGGCTTCAAAAGCTGCCAAATCCATTATAGATATAGAGTTGGAAAATATAGATTCGTAG